In a genomic window of Tursiops truncatus isolate mTurTru1 chromosome 7, mTurTru1.mat.Y, whole genome shotgun sequence:
- the FKBP7 gene encoding peptidyl-prolyl cis-trans isomerase FKBP7 isoform X3 translates to MRERGGHLGPTLGIMHFLFRLIIFVYLWGIFTAQGQKAEESIEEVKIEVLHRPENCSNTSKKGDVLNAHYDGFLAKDGSKFYCSRTQNEGHPKWFVLGVGQVIKGLDIGMTDMCPGEKRKLIIPPSFAYGKEGYAEGKIPPDATLIFEIELYAVTKGPRSIETFKQIDADNDRQLSKTESLPEKGI, encoded by the exons ATGAGGGAACGCGGTGGTCATCTGGGGCCGACTCTCGGAATCATGCATTTCTTATTTAGGTTAATCATTTTCGTTTACCTGTGGGGCATTTTTACTGCTCaaggacaaaaggcagaggagagcaTAGAGGAAGTGAAAATTGAAGTTTTGCATCGTCCAGAAAACTGTTCTAACACAAGCAAAAAGGGAGACGTGCTAAATGCCCATTACGACGGCTTCTTGGCTAAAGACGGCTCGAAATTCTACTGCAG ccGGACACAAAATGAAGGCCACCCCAAATGGTTTGTTCTTGGTGTTGGACAAGTCATAAAAGGCCTAGACATTGGGATGACGGATATGTGTCCTGGCGAGAAGCGAAAATTGATTATACCCCCTTCATTTGCATATGGAAAGGAAGGCTATG CAGAAGGCAAGATTCCACCTGATGCAACGTTGATTTTTGAGATTGAGCTCTATGCTGTGACCAAAGGACCACGAAGCATTGAAACATTTAAACAGATAGATGCGGACAATGACCGGCAACTTTCTAAAACTGAG TCATTACCtgaaaaaggaatttga
- the FKBP7 gene encoding peptidyl-prolyl cis-trans isomerase FKBP7 isoform X2, which translates to MRERGGHLGPTLGIMHFLFRLIIFVYLWGIFTAQGQKAEESIEEVKIEVLHRPENCSNTSKKGDVLNAHYDGFLAKDGSKFYCSRTQNEGHPKWFVLGVGQVIKGLDIGMTDMCPGEKRKLIIPPSFAYGKEGYEGKIPPDATLIFEIELYAVTKGPRSIETFKQIDADNDRQLSKTEISHYLKKEFEKDEKPRDKSYQNAVLEDIFKKNDHDGDGFISSKEYNVYQHDEL; encoded by the exons ATGAGGGAACGCGGTGGTCATCTGGGGCCGACTCTCGGAATCATGCATTTCTTATTTAGGTTAATCATTTTCGTTTACCTGTGGGGCATTTTTACTGCTCaaggacaaaaggcagaggagagcaTAGAGGAAGTGAAAATTGAAGTTTTGCATCGTCCAGAAAACTGTTCTAACACAAGCAAAAAGGGAGACGTGCTAAATGCCCATTACGACGGCTTCTTGGCTAAAGACGGCTCGAAATTCTACTGCAG ccGGACACAAAATGAAGGCCACCCCAAATGGTTTGTTCTTGGTGTTGGACAAGTCATAAAAGGCCTAGACATTGGGATGACGGATATGTGTCCTGGCGAGAAGCGAAAATTGATTATACCCCCTTCATTTGCATATGGAAAGGAAGGCTATG AAGGCAAGATTCCACCTGATGCAACGTTGATTTTTGAGATTGAGCTCTATGCTGTGACCAAAGGACCACGAAGCATTGAAACATTTAAACAGATAGATGCGGACAATGACCGGCAACTTTCTAAAACTGAG ATAAGTCATTACCtgaaaaaggaatttgaaaaagatgAGAAGCCACGTGACAAGTCATATCAGAATGCAGttttagaagatatttttaagaagaacGACCATGATGGTGATGGCTTCATTTCTTCTAAGGAATACAATGTCTATCAACATGATGAACTatag
- the FKBP7 gene encoding peptidyl-prolyl cis-trans isomerase FKBP7 isoform X1 produces MRERGGHLGPTLGIMHFLFRLIIFVYLWGIFTAQGQKAEESIEEVKIEVLHRPENCSNTSKKGDVLNAHYDGFLAKDGSKFYCSRTQNEGHPKWFVLGVGQVIKGLDIGMTDMCPGEKRKLIIPPSFAYGKEGYAEGKIPPDATLIFEIELYAVTKGPRSIETFKQIDADNDRQLSKTEISHYLKKEFEKDEKPRDKSYQNAVLEDIFKKNDHDGDGFISSKEYNVYQHDEL; encoded by the exons ATGAGGGAACGCGGTGGTCATCTGGGGCCGACTCTCGGAATCATGCATTTCTTATTTAGGTTAATCATTTTCGTTTACCTGTGGGGCATTTTTACTGCTCaaggacaaaaggcagaggagagcaTAGAGGAAGTGAAAATTGAAGTTTTGCATCGTCCAGAAAACTGTTCTAACACAAGCAAAAAGGGAGACGTGCTAAATGCCCATTACGACGGCTTCTTGGCTAAAGACGGCTCGAAATTCTACTGCAG ccGGACACAAAATGAAGGCCACCCCAAATGGTTTGTTCTTGGTGTTGGACAAGTCATAAAAGGCCTAGACATTGGGATGACGGATATGTGTCCTGGCGAGAAGCGAAAATTGATTATACCCCCTTCATTTGCATATGGAAAGGAAGGCTATG CAGAAGGCAAGATTCCACCTGATGCAACGTTGATTTTTGAGATTGAGCTCTATGCTGTGACCAAAGGACCACGAAGCATTGAAACATTTAAACAGATAGATGCGGACAATGACCGGCAACTTTCTAAAACTGAG ATAAGTCATTACCtgaaaaaggaatttgaaaaagatgAGAAGCCACGTGACAAGTCATATCAGAATGCAGttttagaagatatttttaagaagaacGACCATGATGGTGATGGCTTCATTTCTTCTAAGGAATACAATGTCTATCAACATGATGAACTatag